The proteins below are encoded in one region of Fimbriimonadaceae bacterium:
- the tadA gene encoding Flp pilus assembly complex ATPase component TadA encodes MLTGEIFVDEGLVTQDQLQQAVFRQLELGGTDPIAKVMVEMGLIAERDRVRCLGKVWGIPFIDVKGLPVREEVAQLMRGPQARKFKALPLDLQGKRLLVAMANPLDVFVIDEIRMATGYEIEPLITIEDDLVQLINDVYQDDTGMTEMLAGVMADVEGDLAIREEDPEVSAEELKRMGEDAPIIRLANLIINQAVADRASDIHLEPRKDGMVVRLRIDGVMNEAMRLPKKVVAPLTSRFKIVANMDIAEKRAPQDNRISAVIGGKEFDFRVSTLPVVYGEKIVMRVLDKGGISIGLAKLGFLDHNLRILEDLAAKSYGICLVTGPTGSGKSTTLYSLLNQTNDGQKNIITIEDPVEYELSGINQCNVNVKAGMTFAAGLRAMLRQDPDVIMVGEMRDTETATIAMEAALTGHLVFSTLHTNDAPSAPTRLIDMDVEPFLISSSINGVLAQRLVRQICPNCKDSYKEPIATLQRFGLPIPEDTAVDENDNVTIFKGRGCDLCKGSGHKGRTGVHELMVMTDQIRDEVLRRSPSHILRNLAIDAGMRTLQMDAAQKIISGVTSVEEVLRVIYA; translated from the coding sequence ATGCTGACGGGCGAAATCTTTGTCGATGAGGGGCTGGTCACGCAGGACCAACTCCAGCAAGCCGTGTTCCGGCAGCTGGAATTGGGCGGGACCGACCCAATCGCCAAGGTCATGGTCGAGATGGGCCTCATCGCGGAACGCGACCGCGTGCGCTGCCTCGGCAAGGTTTGGGGCATCCCGTTCATTGACGTCAAGGGCCTTCCCGTGCGGGAAGAGGTCGCCCAGCTCATGCGGGGCCCGCAAGCCCGCAAGTTCAAGGCGCTCCCCCTAGACCTTCAGGGCAAGCGCCTCTTGGTCGCGATGGCCAACCCGCTGGACGTCTTCGTCATCGACGAAATACGAATGGCGACCGGTTATGAGATAGAACCGCTCATAACCATTGAGGACGACCTCGTCCAGCTCATCAACGATGTCTACCAAGACGACACGGGCATGACCGAGATGCTCGCGGGCGTCATGGCAGACGTCGAGGGCGACCTCGCGATTCGAGAAGAAGACCCCGAGGTCAGCGCCGAAGAATTGAAGAGGATGGGCGAAGACGCGCCCATCATCCGCTTGGCAAACCTTATCATCAACCAGGCGGTCGCGGATCGGGCAAGCGACATCCACCTTGAGCCTCGCAAAGACGGCATGGTTGTGCGGCTTCGTATCGACGGCGTCATGAACGAAGCCATGCGCCTTCCAAAGAAGGTCGTCGCGCCGTTGACAAGCCGCTTTAAGATCGTCGCGAACATGGACATTGCGGAAAAGCGGGCGCCCCAAGACAACCGCATCAGTGCGGTCATTGGTGGCAAGGAGTTCGACTTCCGCGTCTCGACCTTGCCCGTTGTCTATGGCGAAAAGATCGTCATGCGCGTCTTGGACAAAGGCGGGATCAGCATCGGCTTAGCAAAACTCGGTTTCCTAGACCACAACCTACGGATTTTGGAGGACTTGGCCGCAAAGAGTTACGGTATCTGCCTGGTCACGGGACCGACCGGTTCCGGTAAGTCGACGACGCTGTACTCGTTGTTGAATCAAACCAACGACGGTCAAAAAAACATCATCACTATTGAAGATCCCGTCGAGTATGAGTTAAGCGGGATCAACCAGTGTAACGTCAACGTGAAGGCGGGCATGACTTTCGCGGCCGGTCTGAGGGCTATGCTCCGCCAAGACCCTGACGTAATCATGGTCGGTGAGATGCGCGATACCGAGACGGCGACCATTGCGATGGAAGCCGCCTTGACGGGCCACTTGGTCTTCAGCACTCTGCACACGAACGACGCTCCATCTGCCCCGACCCGGCTGATCGACATGGACGTCGAGCCCTTCCTGATCTCTTCGTCGATAAACGGCGTTCTCGCCCAAAGGCTCGTGCGCCAAATATGTCCGAACTGCAAGGACTCTTACAAAGAGCCCATCGCAACGCTTCAACGCTTTGGCCTCCCGATTCCAGAGGACACTGCGGTGGACGAAAACGACAACGTGACGATCTTTAAAGGGCGTGGTTGCGACCTCTGTAAGGGATCGGGCCACAAGGGCCGCACCGGTGTCCATGAACTTATGGTTATGACCGACCAGATCCGCGACGAAGTGCTGCGCAGGTCTCCGTCCCACATTCTGCGAAACCTTGCCATCGACGCCGGAATGAGGACGTTGCAGATGGACGCCGCTCAAAAGATCATATCTGGAGTCACGTCCGTCGAAGAAGTTCTCAGGGTTATTTACGCATAA
- a CDS encoding DinB family protein, translated as MEQSQQTLRSLSRAFQVFRQDLEALPEDVFDRHLGGKARTVADIAYEVNLVNDDVAASMRGEPSSDWPEGWQRAPDGLKSKQSVLDALGASSAKILSQVGAYSEEDLMAPVTTEHGETTRQERCRFMVLHMWYHSGQLNFIQTLLGEDAWHWG; from the coding sequence GTGGAGCAAAGCCAGCAGACGCTTCGGTCGTTGAGCAGAGCCTTTCAAGTCTTCCGACAAGACTTGGAGGCTCTGCCCGAGGATGTGTTCGACAGGCACCTTGGTGGAAAGGCCCGGACGGTCGCCGACATCGCCTACGAGGTGAACTTGGTGAACGACGACGTCGCCGCCTCGATGCGCGGGGAGCCGTCTTCCGATTGGCCGGAAGGATGGCAGAGGGCTCCGGACGGCTTGAAATCGAAGCAGAGCGTCCTGGACGCTTTGGGGGCGTCGTCAGCCAAGATTCTGAGCCAGGTCGGAGCCTACAGCGAAGAGGACTTGATGGCTCCGGTGACCACCGAGCACGGCGAAACCACGCGCCAGGAGCGCTGCCGTTTCATGGTCTTGCACATGTGGTACCACAGCGGCCAGTTGAACTTCATCCAAACGCTGCTGGGCGAAGATGCCTGGCATTGGGGCTAG